The genomic stretch GGATTTGCCACCACCGATCTGCCGTTTGTGGCGTCAGTGCTCCTGGTATTGGTCGCGCTCAGGCGCTGGCTCGAGCAGCCCGTGATCACACGCGCGGCCTGGCTGGGTGTCGCGCTTGGATTCTCGGTGGCCACGAAGTTTTCCACGCTCCCATTTGTGCCTCCGCTGGTGCTTGCCGTGATGGCGGCGCACCACTGGGACACACGGCGCTCGTGGCATCGCACCCTGATGCAGCCCTCGACCTTCCGATGGATCGGCATCGTCGCGCTGGCGGCGATGCTGACGATCTGGGCCAGTTACGGTTTCCGCGTCGGCCGCATGGCGGACCTCCCGCAGAGATTCTCCGCCTACGGAGACTTCCCCACGTCCGGTGTGTTCGCGGCGGCGTCGCACTGGCGCATTCCCGCCCACGAGTTCTTTCACGGGCTGGCTTTCTTGAAGGTGCATGCCGACGCCGGTCATCGCTCCATGCTGTTTGGTGAGTTCAACCAGCGCGGCTTTCTGGAGTACTACCCTGTCGTGCTGGCGGTGAAGACTCCGTTGCCGTTCCTGCTTCTCGCTGCAGGTGGGTTGTGGGGCGGCGTTGTGCGACGCCCGGGCACCCGCTCCCGGTGGTTCCTCGGGATCGCCGTGGGTGCTGTGGGACTGTTGGCCGCCGCCATGACCAGTCCGATCAACATCGGGGTCAGACACGTCATTGTGTTGTATCCGCTTGTCGCACTGCCGATCGCGGCCGGCTGGATTCGCTGGGCGGACGTCACCAGCCGATCGGGTCTGATCGTGGCGGCGGGTGGCGCTCTGGTGGCGACGCAGGCGGCGCTGCTCGTGGCGAGCGTGCCGTATCAGAGCGCGTACTTCAACGTGTTCGCCGGGCGCGACCCGGCATCGATCGTGAGCGACAGCGACTTCGACTGGGGACAGGACGGCCTTGCGCTCGAGGCGTATTTCAAGGAGCACCCGGTGCCGTCCCTGTATCTGCAACTGCAGGGCACCGTGAATCCGTGCCGCCTTCAGCTACCGCCGGTCTCAGCCCTGCCGGTGACGCCGGTCACCGGATGGATTGCGATCAGCGAACGCGTGTATCGGCTCAATCGCGTCGGGCGGGCCGACCCGTGTGCGTTGACACCGGCTCAACTCAACCCACCGGTCGGCTGGCTCGACTGGCTCCGGCCGCTCACGCCGGTCGCCACGATTGGCAAGACCATTCGTCTCTATCACGTGACCGAACAGGACCTGCCTCGGACGATGCCATAAATCCTCCTCCGGCAGCCGTCCCCGACGTCAAGGCCATGGCAGAATGCCCGGCACAGGAGCATCCCATGCCTACACGATTGCTCGGAAGTTTCGTCGCCGCGGCAATCCTGAGCGCCGCGGGCCATGCCGTCACGGCGTCGGGCGCTGCCACGCACCGGGTCACAGTCGGCGCCGACGGGTCGTTCACGCCGGCCGTGCTGCGCATTCGCGACGGTGACACGGTGGAGTGGGCTTTGCCCAATCGCACTGCGGCCATCGTTGCCTCCAGCGAGCCGCCGGCCGACGGCGTTTGCCCCCTGCCTCGGCCGTTCGCGGCCGGCGACAGCGGAAACTTCACCGGCCCGATGCCGCTCGCGCCCGGCGGCATCTTTGTGATGAGCCCGCTCGAGCGCGGGCATCGTCCGCAGGCATCGGCGTGCGCCGCAGGCCCGGTGGTGGCGCGCGGCGACAACGAAGTCCTGTGCACCACAGGCGAGCCGTTCACGACGATGGAGTCCACGTGGGCGGACCCCAACAACACGGGCGTCTTCATCCGTCTGCTGTGGAACCGCACACACATCGCACCAGGTACCGGCGATGCGAGTTTCGACTTCACGGAACTGGACCGCGAGATCGCGAGGGCGGTGCGCAACGGCAAGCTGTATAGCCTGGGCTTCAAGGCCGGCGCGGACGGCACGCCCGACTGGATCTTTTCCACGCCCGCCGCGCGCGCTCCAACCGCGGCGCGTGGAGGGGGCCGAGGCCGTGGCCGTGCGGGCCGTGGCGCGGACCCTGTGCCTGCCGCGCCGGCTGGGGTGAACGGCGGCGTGCCTCGACTCTCGCTGCAGGACGGCGACGGCCGTGGCGGCCGCACCTGCGGCGCGCCGATGGATTTGGGTAGCCCAACCGATCCGAATTACCAGAAGCACTACTTTGATCTGTTGACAAAGGTGGCCGCACGCATCCGGGCGCGATCGGACTGGTACCGGGCGCTGGCGTATATCAAACCGTCGGGCGCCAATCTGGTGTCGCACGAGAATCGCCTGCCCAAGAACTGCGAAGCGGGCTGTGTCTGCAATCCAAAGGTCCTCGCCGAAGCGGGTTACACGCCGAGCGGGCTGTATGACTTCTACCGCAAACAGTTCGCACTGCTGGCGCGCGAGTTTCCGGGCAAGGCCCTCGCGTGCACGCGCTCATCCAGGATGGTTTCCCAGGCGTGAACGACTCGGGCGGATGGGAACAAACAAACGGCTCGTCGTCGAACGGCCGTCCGTTGCCGCGCGGCGTGGAACAAACGGAGAGGATTCTCGAGATCGGCCAGGACGATTTCGGCGCACGGTTCGTCGTGCAGCACAACGGATTGCAGCCGCAGCCGCCGCGTGGTTCGTGCGCCAACGAAGATAAACATCCTGCGCGTGGGCCCTACACGCGCGTGGGCGCAGGTTGTCCGAACCGCTGGGTGCTTGAGGCCGGGGCCGACGGGCGCACGGTGACGGGTTTTCAGACCACCAACGCGCAACAGGTGAACACCCCCGCGCATACGGAAGGCACGCTGGGGAACGCGTGGGTCAACTCTGACGGCGTCTTCGTCGAAATCTACGAGGAGCGTTTCTGGGAGGCGGTGCGAACCAACCAAGGCAAGTTGCCGAGTGGGCGGACCCTCGCGACCTGGGCTGATCGCTTTCACGAGCGGCGCCGCACGATGTTCCGTGATCTTCCGGATCCATTTCCCGCCGTGCACCGCCACACGTTCCGGCTGACCAACCGTGCGACGCCAGAGACCTTGCACTATTTCGACCCTTCAACGTGCCGGCCTGGCAACGCTCGCGTCGGCAGCATCGTGGTCGAGCGATAGGCCGATTCGTTGTCTGCACTCCCCGGGGAAAGCCGAGGCGACGAGAGCGACTACCGCGCGTACCTCCGGCGTGAGTGGGAGGAGTCGTATCGTCACCCTGCGCATCTGGCGGCTGTGGACGCGATCCGTCGTCACGTCCCGTCAATCGCCCGAGTGCTGGACGTCGGCATGGGCGCGGGACAGGAACTGATCCCGTTCCTGGGCGACGCGTGGTGTTGCGGCATCGACATTGCCGAAGCGAGTCCGCAGTTCGCGCGTGAGCGGCTCACTGCCATGGCCGGGCCGACGTTGAGATTCGCCGTCGCGCAGGCGAGCGTCGAAGCGCTTCCGTTTGCACCCGGCTCAATCGATGTGGTGATTTGCCGGCTGGTGCTGCCGTATGTGAACCACACGGCCGCGCTCGGCGAACTGGCTCGTGTCCTGCGTCCAGGCGGCATCCTCTCGCTGCAGGTGCACGCGCCGAGGTTCTACATCTCCAAGCTGCGTCAGGGTATTGCGACGAGAGATGCCGGCAAGCGCCGTCACGCCATCGGGGCCCTTCGCACAGGCGTGTGGTTTCACCTGACGGGCAGGCACCGGCCGATTGCAGGCGTCATCGAAACGTTTGTCACCATCAGGATGCTGACGCGCCTCGCAGGCCGCGCAGGGCTCGACGTCATCGACCAGGTCGAGAACCAGAATCCCAACGCGCCCCACCTGTTGCTGAAGCGGCGATTCGACGAAGAGCCGCGGCCTTGAGACCGCCGCGCTACGTACGCCCAGGGGCTTTCCCAGAAATCCTCCGCGTCTCCGCGCCTCCCTGTGATCCGTCGTGATCTCGCGACGTCGTGATCAGAAGCTGATGCGCACTCCCAGCTGCATCTGCCGCGCAGAGGTAATCGTCGTGCGAATCTGACCGAACGATGCCAGCGGCGCTTCGTTGTCTGCGCTGCCCGCGAAGGCCACAAGCGACGGCGGGCCAAAGTTGGCGCGATTGAGGAGGTTGAACACCTCGGCCCGCAACTCCACTGTGCCGCGACCGCCGCCGAGGCGGCTCAGCCCGAATAGTTTGCTCAGTGCCAGGTCCACCGTGCGCAGATCAGGTCCGATGAGTTCGTTGCGGCCCACGTTGCCGAACGTCCCGATCGGCTGCAGCACAAATGCCGTCGGATCAAACCACTGGGCCGGGTTGCCCGTCACCGCGTTTGACGCGTTGCGTCCTGGTGCATAACTCGGCCGGTCCGGCCCGGTGCCTGGGCCCAGCGACGGCGACCAGAGCGATCGCGACCGATTCGTCTGCACAAACGGCGTCAGTGGGCTTCCGCTGCGCAGGCGCACGATGCCAGAGAGGCGCCATCCGCTGAAGGGTTCCCACACGAAGTTGGTCACCCAGTTGTGCTCTGCGTGGAAGTCCGAAAGGCCCTTGTTGTAGCCCTCGATGAATTCGGGCATCGCCGACGTGGTGGCGGTGGTCGAGTCCGAGAAGAACGTGGAATTCTGCGTGGTGTCTTCAGACTTCGACCACGTGTACGCCGACTGCACCTGCAGGCCGTGGCTCCATCGCTTCTTGACCTCCACGATGAGCGCTTTGTACCAGGAGTCGCCGTCGCTGGACTTGAGTTCAATCGCCGAGTAGTTGCGGTTCGGGCGCTGGAGTCCGGCCGCATAGAACAACGTTCCGTCGGCGAGCGTGGCCGGCGTGGGCACGTTGACATCGGAGTTGCGCCACAGATGTGTGCCGCGGGCACCGGCATAACTGACGGTCGCCACCCAGTCCGTGAAGAACTCCTGCTGCACACTCGCGTTCCACATATGCACGCGCGGCAGTTGCACGTCGTTCTGAATCGGCCGCACGGAGATACCCGTCAGCCGCTCGAACGGCGGCACGGGAAACGTCGGATTCGCAATGACCACGCGCGGCGTGCTCGGCGGATTGGTGACGGTGACGATCAGGTTCTGGTGGTTGTTGGTGTTGTAGTACAGCCCGTAGCCGCTGCGAACAGACGTGCGGCCATCACCGCGCACGTCCCAGACCACGCCTGCGCGGGGCGAGAGCGTGGGCGCAGGATTTTCGTACAACTGGCCCACCACCGGCGCGCCCAGCAGGTCGGGCATGTTGATGTCGCGCCCGCCCTCATCCACCGGCATCGTGGACCCTTCGAACCGCAGCCCAATGTTGGCCGTCACTCGCGGCGTCAGCTGAATGTCGTCCTGCAGGTAGGCGCCGTAGATGGTGAACGGCCAGCGACGATTGACGTCGCCATTGGGCGTCAGGCCGATGAAGCTCGCAGGCGTGTTGCGCAGGAACGCCGCAAGATTGGCGAAGCGGAACACGCCCAGGCTGAACGTCGGGTTGAACTCGCTCGAGACGTAGTGCTCGGCCAGCGCGCCTGCCTTCAGGAAATGCCGACCGCGAGACTGCGTGAGGTCGTACTGCAGGCTCAACACATCCTGACGGAGGCGGAGGTTGGCTGAAAGCTGCGGGCCAAAGCGGGGATGCCGCCGATGTCGATGGCGCCCATCAGGGAACGCCCGGCCGCAAACTCGCTGACCGGCTGCGTGGTGTTGGCCTCCACGTTCTGGCCCACGCGCGTGCGGCTGTAGCCCAGATGCACGGTGTGGAAGGTCCGTTGTCCGAGCGCCTGGCGGTATTCGGCCGTCGCAAACTGATTGCGCGAGATGAACGAGCGCGGGAACTGCGGAAAGTCTGTCGGCAACCGCTGCTCCGCATCGTCGAACGTGTAGCGGGCGAAGAGCTGGGCGCCGTTGGCGAGGACCGCGTCCAGACGGAGCTGGGCGAAGTGCTGGTCGAGCTTCTGGTCAAACGGGAACGTGTAGCGCGCCAGCCCGCCGCCGAGATTTTCGCCGTTCGCCCGCGGGAACTCGTTGAGGTAGGGCAGCACCGCGGGATTGATCGGGATCGTGACGCCGCCTGGCAGCAGGCCGAGCCGCGCGTTGTCGTCGGGCACGGTCGTCAAAATCGAGCGACCCAGCGTTTCGATGAGCGCCTCGTAGCCGGCGAAGAAGAAGAGCCGGTCACGTACGAGCGGTCCGCCGAGGGTGCCGCCGAACTGGTTGCGCATGAAGTCGGGTTTGTCGCCCACGTCGAAGTAGTTGCGGGCGTCGAGCGCTTCGTTCCGGTGGAACTCGAATGCGCTGCCCGCGAACTGGTTGGACCCCGATTTGGTGATGGCGTTGATCTGGCCGCCGATGTTCCGTCCGAACTGGGCGCTGTAGGAGTTGGACTCGAGCCGGAACTCCTGGACGGTGTCCATGCCGAGCGCCGTGCTGGCCGCGGACCCGGCAGGTCCGTTGGTGAAATCGTTGAGCAGCGTGCCGTCAAGCAGATACACGTTGGCGCGCGGGTCCTGGCCGTTGACGCTCATGGCCACGCCGTGCGCCACCACCGAACCGTTGTCGCGATGCGCGAAGGGTGTCACCCCAGGAAGCAGCGACATCAAGTCGGTGTAGTTGCGTCCGTTCACGGGAATCTGCGCGATGGTGCGCTGGTCGACGAGGAAACTCAGCCCGATGATCGCGTGTTGACTTGGGAAGTGGCGGCGGTCACCGTGACGGCATCGGTCGCACCCACCTCCATGGTCAGGATGACGGCGGCGTTTTCACCGACGGTGAGGGCGATGCCGGCGCGGACGAGCGGGCGGAAGCCGGGGAAGTCAGACCGCACCTCATAGTTGCCGGCCGTGAGGCCGGCGATGGTGAAGCGGCCATCCAGGCCGGTCGTGGCCTGGCGTGTCGCGCCGGTGGCCACGTGTTGCGCCACCACCTTCGCTCCTGCCAGCACCGCGCCCGTGCTGTCCTGCACCACGCCGGCAAGCGTGGCGCCGGTCTGCGCGGAGGCAGACGCCGCCGAAAGGACGAGAACCAACATGAACGCAAACACACTTCGTTTCATTTCAGGCTTCCTGACAATTGGCGCCGCTGAAGCGACGCCCTACGTGACGACCCAAGGACTCCGGCCCCCCGGACCCCGGGACTCCGGGACCCCGATACGAAACGGACAGAGGATTCAGAAAGTATAGTGAATGTATTCGCATGCAGGAATCGATCACCATGTCCGCTTTGGGGCAGAGCCGGGCCCGACGCGCGCGATGCCCGCCACCTTTCGTTATCACCGCCGCGCGCAGTTCCACGAGACGGACCTTGCCGGGATTGTGCACTTCAGCTGGTATTTCCGCTACATGGAAGAGGCCGAACACGCCCTGTGGCGGCATGTGGGTCTGAGCATCTCGCCGCCGAAACCGGAGTTCGGGTTTCTCGCGTCAACGCCACCTGCGATTTCAAGGCGCCTCTGAAATTCGAGGACGAGTTCGAGGTGGAGATTGCCGTGGAGGCGATCGGACGCCGGTCCGTTCGTTACCGCTGCACCCTCTGGCGTGGGACGGAGGTCATGGCCACGGGTGCGATGACATCCGCGTGCGTGACGAGCGACGAGACCGGGGCGGTGCGTTCGATCGAAGTACCCGACGCGGTCCGCTCCCGGCTCTCGTAGGACGGCGTGGGTCTCAACGCCGCCTCGTCGGCCCCCGTGCCATAATGCGGCGCATCCCATGAGGTTTGCCTGATGTCGTCGCCCCGGCTCACAAAGGTGCAATGGCTGATCTGCGTGATCGCGGCGATCGGCTTCGCGTTTGATATCTACGAACTGCTGATGCTGCCGCTCATCATCGCGCCGGCACTGCGCGAACTGGTGAATGTGGCGCCGGGCACTCCTGCCTACAACGACTGGGTCGGTGTGATGTTGTGGGTGCCGGCCATCGCCGGCGGGATTTTCGGCCTGCTTGGCGGCTACCTCACCGACAGGCTCGGCCGCCGCCGCGTGCTCACGTGGAGCATCCTGCTCTACGCGTTCTCCGCGTTCGCGGCCGGGTTCAGCACCACCCTCTGGCAGTTCGTCTTCTTCCGCAGCCTGACGTTCATCGGCGTGTGTGGAGTTTGTGGCCGCGGTCTCGTGGCTGGCCGAACTCTTCCCGGACGCGAAGCAGCGCGAGAAGGTGCTCGGCTACACGCAGGCGTTCTCATCCTTCGGCGGCGCGCTGGTCACAGCGGCCAGCGCCTGGATTCTGGCCAATGCCGCGTCGTTGCCCGAGATCTACGGCGGACATGAAGCCTGGCGCTACACGTTGATGTCAGGCTTGGTGCCGGCGTTGCCGCTCATCATCATCCGGCCGTTCCTGCCGGAGTCGCCTGCGTGGCTGGCCAGTAGCAGGTTGACACGCTGCGCCGGCCCAGCGTGGCGCAACCCCTTCAGCCCCCTGAACCCGCCGCACCACCATCGTCACCACGCTGATGTTCGCGTGTTCGTATGGCGCGGCATTCGGCGCCATTCAGCACATGCCGCGTATTGTGCCACGCACACCGGACGTCGTCACGATGGTGCCCGAACGCCCGATGCCCTCAGGATGTGCCTGGCGCGGCCGTTTGGCGTGCCGAAAGCGGCCGCATGAAGCAGCAGCAAAAGGCCGCGGTGCAGGGGTGGCAGGAGATCGGTGTCCTGGGGTCGGTCGCACCCTCCTCGCCATGCTCGCGATTGTCATCGCCAGCCGCCGCGGTCCTCCGCCTCTTCCAGGTCCCTGGAATCATCGTCCGTGCCCCTGGTGTTCTGGTTCGCGCCGACGTCCAGTCTCGACACACTAAAAATCGGCATGTTCTGCGCGGGTTTGTTTACGGTGGCGCAGTTCAGTTCTGGGGTAACTACCTGCCGCGTGTATCCCAAAATCTTAATCTGCGCGGCACTGGCGAGGCATTCGCCGCCAACGTCGGCGTGACGGA from Acidobacteriota bacterium encodes the following:
- a CDS encoding glycosyltransferase family 39 protein is translated as MAAGLELLQQQRYSYQTENPPLSRLTITIGPWLAGARLPEADGRINQSPYAAADAIFHDAPDYVQRVTSARVGNLPWYWACIVLTWMLAGGARRPPVAALAASAVATMPPLVGHAGFATTDLPFVASVLLVLVALRRWLEQPVITRAAWLGVALGFSVATKFSTLPFVPPLVLAVMAAHHWDTRRSWHRTLMQPSTFRWIGIVALAAMLTIWASYGFRVGRMADLPQRFSAYGDFPTSGVFAAASHWRIPAHEFFHGLAFLKVHADAGHRSMLFGEFNQRGFLEYYPVVLAVKTPLPFLLLAAGGLWGGVVRRPGTRSRWFLGIAVGAVGLLAAAMTSPINIGVRHVIVLYPLVALPIAAGWIRWADVTSRSGLIVAAGGALVATQAALLVASVPYQSAYFNVFAGRDPASIVSDSDFDWGQDGLALEAYFKEHPVPSLYLQLQGTVNPCRLQLPPVSALPVTPVTGWIAISERVYRLNRVGRADPCALTPAQLNPPVGWLDWLRPLTPVATIGKTIRLYHVTEQDLPRTMP
- a CDS encoding class I SAM-dependent methyltransferase, translated to MSALPGESRGDESDYRAYLRREWEESYRHPAHLAAVDAIRRHVPSIARVLDVGMGAGQELIPFLGDAWCCGIDIAEASPQFARERLTAMAGPTLRFAVAQASVEALPFAPGSIDVVICRLVLPYVNHTAALGELARVLRPGGILSLQVHAPRFYISKLRQGIATRDAGKRRHAIGALRTGVWFHLTGRHRPIAGVIETFVTIRMLTRLAGRAGLDVIDQVENQNPNAPHLLLKRRFDEEPRP
- a CDS encoding TonB-dependent receptor, with amino-acid sequence MLSLQYDLTQSRGRHFLKAGALAEHYVSSEFNPTFSLGVFRFANLAAFLRNTPASFIGLTPNGDVNRRWPFTIYGAYLQDDIQLTPRVTANIGLRFEGSTMPVDEGGRDINMPDLLGAPVVGQLYENPAPTLSPRAGVVWDVRGDGRTSVRSGYGLYYNTNNHQNLIVTVTNPPSTPRVVIANPTFPVPPFERLTGISVRPIQNDVQLPRVHMWNASVQQEFFTDWVATVSYAGARGTHLWRNSDVNVPTPATLADGTLFYAAGLQRPNRNYSAIELKSSDGDSWYKALIVEVKKRWSHGLQVQSAYTWSKSEDTTQNSTFFSDSTTATTSAMPEFIEGYNKGLSDFHAEHNWVTNFVWEPFSGWRLSGIVRLRSGSPLTPFVQTNRSRSLWSPSLGPGTGPDRPSYAPGRNASNAVTGNPAQWFDPTAFVLQPIGTFGNVGRNELIGPDLRTVDLALSKLFGLSRLGGGRGTVELRAEVFNLLNRANFGPPSLVAFAGSADNEAPLASFGQIRTTITSARQMQLGVRISF
- a CDS encoding carboxypeptidase regulatory-like domain-containing protein, with the translated sequence MKRSVFAFMLVLVLSAASASAQTGATLAGVVQDSTGAVLAGAKVVAQHVATGATRQATTGLDGRFTIAGLTAGNYEVRSDFPGFRPLVRAGIALTVGENAAVILTMEVGATDAVTVTAATSQVNTRSSG